A region of Sparus aurata chromosome 8, fSpaAur1.1, whole genome shotgun sequence DNA encodes the following proteins:
- the nuak1b gene encoding NUAK family SNF1-like kinase 1 has product METAYLSPHRGATRPAAQKGQTSAGKKPAGGDLHPPAPAPAPQPSLHAGNSPEETPASSDGRRNSGVKKHHHKHNLKHRYELLETLGRGTYGKVKKAIERHSGREVAIKSIRKEKIKDEQDMVHIRREIEIMSSLRHPHIISIYEVFENKDKIVIVMEYASKGELYDYISERRRLSERETRHFFRQIVSAVHHCHKNGVVHRDLKLENVLLDENCNIKIADFGLSNLYHKDKLLQTFCGSPLYASPEIVNGRPYRGPEVDSWALGVLLYTLVYGTMPFDGGDHRNLIRQISNGEYKEPTQSSDARGLIRWMLMVNPERRATVEDIANHWWVNWGWKNSVCDCETQHDHGGSPMLARFIDWQNRTEPRGSGAKAAAMPQLLRQRPKKSKKENVEAGQTHCGAEDKPGLKRPKGILKTRVTEEQQSANLEEVELGQVALPQQAEVGQEASSPDREEEEPSLGEGSPAKMVPSLPKKGILKNNQQRESGYYSSPERSESSELLGGASMSLLATSPPKRVMGRKGILKRNGKYSTYSGPPSAAAVAGVLGEPPPPTDSGLSRSQSRPSSIVGEDSSVLSLSPTSLSGAEWHPSTPHLRPNIRACVSAENLLQLANFKGFQAAPPHQGPKFSRGPKTKGSPGDNGSFSLLGDLEDMTQVYQQALDISSNLT; this is encoded by the exons ATGGAAACTGCTTATTTATCGCCCCACCGGGGGGCAACCCGGCCCGCGGCCCAGAAGGGCCAAACCTCTGCGGGCAAGAAACCGGCGGGGGGCGACCTCCACCCTCCGGCTCCAGCTCCGGCTCCGCAGCCATCCCTGCACGCCGGCAACTCACCCGAAGAGACCCCGGCGAGCAGCGATGGGCGGAGGAACTCCGGCGTGAAGAAACACCACCACAAGCATAACCTGAAGCACCGCTACGAGCTGCTGGAGACGCTGGGAAGAGGCACCTACGGCAAAGTCAAGAAGGCCATCGAGCGGCACTCCGGAAGAGAG GTGGCTATCAAGTCGATTCGGAAGGAGAAGATCAAGGATGAGCAGGACATGGTTCACATCCGCAGAGAGATCGAGATCATGTCATCCCTCCGCCACCCACACATCATTTCTATATATGAAG TGTTTGAGAACAAGGACAAGATCGTGATTGTGATGGAGTATGCCAGCAAGGGCGAGCTGTATGACTACATCAGCGAGCGCCGCCGCCTGAGCGAGCGGGAGACGCGACACTTCTTCAGACAGATAGTCTCCGCCGTGCACCACTGCCACAAG AATGGAGTGGTGCACAGGGATCTGAAACTGGAAAATGTGCTACTGGATGAAAACTGTAATATTAAG ATTGCTGACTTCGGGCTGTCCAACCTCTACCATAAGGACAAGCTTCTGCAAACCTTCTGCGGCAGCCCGCTCTACGCTTCACCAGAGATCGTCAATGGGAGACCGTACCGTGGCCCAGAG GTGGACAGCTGGGCTCTGGGGGTGCTGCTGTATACCCTGGTCTACGGGACCATGCCATTCGATGGAGGAGACCACAGGAACCTCATTCGCCAGATTAGCAACGGCGAGTACAAAGAACCCACTCAGTCTTCAG ATGCCCGTGGACTGATTCGCTGGATGCTGATGGTGAACCCTGAACGCCGGGCCACAGTGGAGGACATAGCCAACCACTGGTGGGTAAACTGGGGCTggaaaaacagtgtgtgtgactgcgaGACCCAACACGATCATGGAGGCTCGCCCATGCTGGCCCGCTTCATCGACTGGCAGAACCGCACTGAGCCACGTGGTTCTGGAGCCAAAGCTGCAGCCATGCCCCAGCTGCTGCGCCAGAGGCCCAAAAAGTCCAAGAAGGAAAATGTGGAGGCGGGACAGACCCACTGTGGAGCAGAGGACAAGCCGGGTCTAAAGAGACCCAAGGGGATCCTGAAGACCAGGGTTACTGAGGAGCAGCAGTCGGCCAATCTGGAAGAGGTGGAGTtgggccaggtggcgctgcctCAGCAGGCCGAAGTTGGACAGGAAGCCTCGAGCCCAgatcgggaggaggaggagccaaGTCTAGGAGAGGGCTCGCCAGCTAAGATGGTGCCCTCTCTGCCCAAGAAAGGCATCTTGAAGAACAACCAACAGCGGGAATCAGGGTACTACTCCTCACCAGAGCGCAGCGAGTCCTCCGAGCTTTTAGGAGGTGCCAGTATGTCTCTGCTAGCGACCTCCCCACCGAAGAGAGTGATGGGGAGAAAGGGCATCTTGAAGCGGAACGGCAAGTACTCCACCTACAGCGGGCCTCCTTCAGCGGCAGCGGTGGCTGGAGTCCTTGGCGAGCCTCCTCCTCCAACTGACTCTGGTCTGTCCCGCAGTCAGAGTCGGCCCTCCAGCATCGTCGGGGAGGACAGCTCTGTCCTGTCCCTGTCACCCACCTCCCTCAGTGGGGCTGAGTGGCATCCCTCCACCCCCCACCTCCGCCCAAACATCAGGGCCTGCGTCTCGGCTGAAAATCTGCTGCAGCTCGCCAACTTCAAGGGCTTCCAGGCTGCCCCGCCTCACCAGGGACCCAAGTTCAGCCGTGGCCCCAAAACGAAAGGCTCCCCGGGGGACAATGGCAGCTTCTCCTTGCTGGGGGACCTGGAGGACATGACTCAGGTGTACCAGCAAGCCCTGGACATCAGCAGCAACCTCACCTAA